In one Modestobacter sp. L9-4 genomic region, the following are encoded:
- the ilvC gene encoding ketol-acid reductoisomerase: MAAEIFYDADADLSIIQGRTVAVLGYGSQGHAHALSLRDSGVDVRVGLPEGSKSRAKAEAEGLRVVTPAEAAAEADLIMILAPDHVQRSLYAESVEPNLQDGDALFFGHGFNIRFGYIKAPAGVDVAMVAPKGPGHLVRREFSDGKGVPCLIAVEQDASGGAQALALSYAKAIGGTRAGVIKTTFAEETETDLFGEQAVLCGGMSALVTAGFETLTEAGYQPEIAYFECLHELKLIVDLMYEGGIAKQRWSVSDTAEYGDYTSGPKVVDARVKESMKDVLTAIQDGTWAAAFIADQDAGAPDFKAKRAAAEAHPIEATGRELRGLMSWVSASDDYTGTAAR; this comes from the coding sequence ATGGCCGCCGAGATCTTCTACGACGCCGACGCCGACCTCTCGATCATCCAGGGGCGCACCGTCGCCGTCCTGGGCTACGGCAGCCAGGGCCACGCCCACGCGCTGTCGCTGCGCGACTCCGGCGTCGACGTCCGCGTCGGCCTGCCGGAGGGCTCGAAGAGCCGGGCCAAGGCCGAGGCCGAGGGCCTGCGCGTCGTCACGCCGGCCGAGGCCGCCGCCGAGGCCGACCTGATCATGATCCTGGCGCCGGACCACGTGCAGCGCTCGCTGTACGCCGAGTCCGTCGAGCCCAACCTGCAGGACGGCGACGCGCTCTTCTTCGGCCACGGCTTCAACATCCGCTTCGGCTACATCAAGGCCCCCGCCGGCGTCGACGTGGCCATGGTCGCCCCCAAGGGCCCCGGCCACCTCGTGCGCCGCGAGTTCAGCGACGGCAAGGGCGTGCCCTGTCTGATCGCCGTCGAGCAGGACGCCTCCGGTGGCGCCCAGGCGCTGGCGCTGTCCTACGCCAAGGCAATCGGTGGCACCCGGGCCGGCGTCATCAAGACGACCTTCGCCGAGGAGACCGAGACCGACCTCTTCGGTGAGCAGGCCGTGCTCTGCGGCGGCATGTCCGCCCTGGTCACCGCGGGCTTCGAGACCCTCACCGAGGCCGGCTACCAGCCCGAGATCGCCTACTTCGAGTGCCTGCACGAGCTCAAGCTGATCGTCGACCTCATGTACGAGGGCGGCATCGCCAAGCAGCGCTGGTCGGTCTCCGACACCGCCGAGTACGGCGACTACACCTCCGGCCCGAAGGTCGTCGACGCCCGCGTCAAGGAGTCGATGAAGGACGTCCTCACCGCCATCCAGGACGGCACGTGGGCCGCGGCCTTCATCGCCGATCAGGACGCCGGCGCGCCGGACTTCAAGGCCAAGCGGGCCGCCGCCGAGGCGCACCCGATCGAGGCCACCGGTCGCGAGCTGCGCGGCCTGATGAGCTGGGTCAGCGCCAGCGACGACTACACCGGTACCGCCGCGCGCTGA
- the ilvN gene encoding acetolactate synthase small subunit, with protein sequence MPRHTLSVLVENKSGVLARVSALFSRRGFNIESLAVGPTENPDLSRMTIVAEAESAPLEQITKQLNKLIEVIKIVELDGGASVERELLLVKVRAPLADRTTVLQTAELFRARVVDVNTDTVTIEATGTPEKLRALLAVLTPLGIKEMAQSGTVALGRGPRSMSGSGSLRPVDQRTA encoded by the coding sequence ATGCCCCGCCACACGCTCTCGGTGCTCGTCGAGAACAAGTCCGGCGTCCTGGCCCGCGTCTCGGCGCTGTTCAGCCGACGCGGGTTCAACATCGAGTCCCTCGCCGTGGGCCCGACGGAGAACCCCGACCTGTCCCGGATGACGATCGTCGCCGAGGCGGAGTCCGCGCCGCTGGAGCAGATCACCAAGCAGCTGAACAAGCTGATCGAGGTGATCAAGATCGTCGAGCTGGACGGCGGTGCCTCGGTCGAGCGCGAGCTGCTGCTGGTCAAGGTGCGCGCACCGCTGGCCGACCGCACCACCGTGCTGCAGACCGCCGAGCTGTTCCGGGCCCGGGTGGTCGACGTCAACACCGACACCGTCACCATCGAGGCCACCGGCACCCCGGAGAAGCTGCGGGCGCTGCTCGCGGTGCTCACGCCGCTGGGCATCAAGGAGATGGCGCAGTCCGGCACGGTCGCCCTGGGCCGCGGCCCGCGCTCGATGAGCGGCTCGGGCAGCCTGCGCCCGGTCGACCAGCGCACGGCCTGA
- a CDS encoding acetolactate synthase large subunit, translating to MSTTASAGPSTAGTTVATQVSPAPGSGPAPAVPTTPTDAAAQATLGVETTARSMAAAAEPVSGITGAQSLVRSLEAVGVDVVFGIPGGAILPLYDPLFDSAVRHVLVRHEQGAGHAATGYAQATGRVGVCIATSGPGATNLVTPLADAYMDSVPIVAITGQVNSSLIGTDGFQEADIRGITMPITKHSFLVTSADEIPQKIAEAFHLASTGRPGPVLVDVPKDVLQATTDFSWPPRIDLPGYKPTTRPHGKQVREAAALIAAARQPVLYVGGGVLKAHATDELAELAELTGAPVVTTLMARGAFPDSHPQNLGMPGMHGTVAAVTALQKSDLLITLGARFDDRVTGQLSSFAPDALVIHADIDPAEIGKNRRADVPIVGDAKATIAELVTAVRAEQEDGRTPQLTEWWAQLEDWRTRYPLGYDRPEDGMLSPQYVIERLGAIAGPDTIYTSGVGQHQMWAAQFIRYEKPGTWLNSGGLGTMGYSVPAAMGAKMGCPDTTVWAIDGDGCFQMTNQELATCAIEGIPIKVAVINNGNLGMVRQWQTLFYEGRYSNTHLSTHGAKDPAARQVRIPDFVTLAEALGCVGLRCETEDDVDAVIEQAMAINDRPVVIDFIVGSDAQVWPMVAAGASNDAIMAARGLRPDFGQDQV from the coding sequence GCCGCCGAACCGGTCTCGGGCATCACCGGTGCGCAGAGCCTGGTCCGCTCGCTGGAGGCGGTCGGCGTCGACGTCGTCTTCGGCATCCCGGGCGGGGCGATCCTGCCGCTGTACGACCCGCTCTTCGACTCCGCGGTGCGCCACGTGCTCGTCCGCCACGAGCAGGGGGCCGGGCACGCCGCCACCGGGTACGCCCAGGCCACCGGCCGGGTCGGCGTCTGCATCGCCACCTCCGGGCCCGGCGCGACCAACCTGGTCACCCCGCTGGCCGACGCCTACATGGACTCCGTCCCGATCGTCGCGATCACCGGGCAGGTCAACAGCAGCCTGATCGGCACCGACGGGTTCCAGGAGGCCGACATCCGCGGCATCACGATGCCGATCACCAAGCACAGCTTCCTGGTGACCTCCGCCGACGAGATCCCGCAGAAGATCGCCGAGGCCTTCCACCTGGCCAGCACCGGCCGGCCCGGGCCCGTGCTGGTCGACGTCCCCAAGGACGTGCTGCAGGCGACCACGGACTTCAGCTGGCCGCCGCGGATCGACCTGCCCGGCTACAAGCCGACCACCCGCCCGCACGGCAAGCAGGTCCGCGAGGCCGCCGCGCTCATCGCCGCCGCCCGCCAGCCGGTGCTCTACGTCGGCGGCGGCGTGCTCAAGGCCCACGCCACCGATGAGCTCGCCGAGCTGGCCGAGCTCACCGGTGCGCCGGTGGTCACCACGCTGATGGCCCGCGGTGCCTTCCCCGACAGCCACCCGCAGAACCTCGGCATGCCCGGCATGCACGGCACGGTCGCGGCCGTCACGGCGCTGCAGAAGTCCGACCTGCTGATCACCCTGGGCGCGCGCTTCGACGACCGGGTGACCGGCCAGCTGTCCAGCTTCGCTCCCGACGCCCTCGTCATCCACGCCGACATCGACCCCGCCGAGATCGGCAAGAACCGCCGGGCCGACGTCCCGATCGTGGGCGACGCCAAGGCCACGATCGCCGAGCTGGTCACCGCGGTGCGCGCCGAGCAGGAGGACGGCCGCACCCCGCAGCTCACCGAGTGGTGGGCGCAGCTGGAGGACTGGCGGACCCGCTACCCGCTGGGCTACGACCGGCCCGAGGACGGGATGCTCTCGCCGCAGTACGTCATCGAGCGGCTCGGCGCGATCGCCGGCCCGGACACGATCTACACCTCCGGCGTCGGGCAGCACCAGATGTGGGCCGCGCAGTTCATCAGGTACGAGAAGCCGGGCACCTGGCTCAACAGCGGTGGCCTGGGCACGATGGGCTACTCGGTGCCGGCCGCCATGGGCGCCAAGATGGGCTGCCCGGACACCACGGTGTGGGCCATCGACGGCGACGGCTGCTTCCAGATGACCAACCAGGAGCTCGCCACCTGCGCGATCGAGGGCATCCCGATCAAGGTCGCCGTGATCAACAACGGCAACCTCGGGATGGTGCGCCAGTGGCAGACCCTCTTCTACGAGGGCCGCTACTCCAACACCCACCTGAGCACCCACGGCGCGAAGGACCCCGCCGCTCGGCAGGTCCGGATCCCGGACTTCGTCACCCTGGCCGAGGCGCTGGGCTGCGTGGGCCTGCGCTGCGAGACCGAGGACGACGTGGACGCGGTGATCGAGCAGGCCATGGCGATCAACGACCGGCCGGTGGTCATCGACTTCATCGTCGGCTCCGACGCCCAGGTGTGGCCGATGGTCGCCGCCGGGGCGAGCAACGACGCGATCATGGCCGCCCGCGGCCTGCGTCCCGACTTCGGACAGGACCAGGTCTGA